DNA sequence from the Vibrio ishigakensis genome:
GTAAGAGAGGTTTCGGTTCTAGGCTCTGTAGATCAGATGATCCAAGATGGCGGTTCCACCCGTGTTGGTGACGTATTCCAGTTCCCTCATAACATGCTGAGCTCAGGCGTTGAGTCGGGTGTCCTGATGGAGAACTTGGTCAGTGCTGACCGAGTGAAGAATGACTTTATTCCAAGCGCTACCGATGCGTCTACCTATAGCGATGGCAAGGTGTATGGTTTCCCTTCATCTATGACCACAACCGTGCTTTTCTATAACAAAGACCTGCTACCAAATGGCTTAACCAGTTTTGAAGAGCTGGTGGCGAAAAATGGTGAGTTTACCAACCCAAGTAAAAATGAATATGCGTTGGTCTGGGCTATCAATGATTACTATATGAACCGTCCATTTATGACCATGTATGGCGCGTATGAGTTTGGTGATAACAACCTTAACCCTGACGATATCGGTATTACTGGCGATGCAGCAGTCAAAGGCCTAGAAGCTATGATGGAGCTTAAGGACCTGACGGTGAGTAACTCTAATGACGTATCAAACAGCCAGGTTCGTCAAGGCTTGTTTGCCGATGGCAAGGTAGCAGCTATTATCGAAGGCCCATGGGCGTATGAAACCTTTAAGAGCTCGGGTGTAAATCTTGGTGTGAGTGCGCTTCCTACTTATAAGGGACAGACACTGACCACCTTCTCTGGCTTTGAGCTGTATGGTGTGTCGACCTTCTCTGAATACCCAAGAGCGGCGCAGCTGTTTGCTGATTATCTGACCTCAGAAGAATTCGCTGAATATCGACTAGAGACAGCCAATCGTCTGACTCCAACTAAGGCATTCATGGAAAAAGTCAAAGCTAACCCAGCCAATGATTATGTAGCGGCTCTCACTCAGCAGTCTGAGCATACCGTTGCTATGCCTCACCTAATGGAGATGAACTTCCTTTGGGGTCCATTGACCGGTGCGGTTTCTGATGTTTGGAACAAAGACGTTGCAGCTAAAGATGCGCTAGTCAAAGCAGGTCAATCAATTGAGCTACAAATCGATATGAACAAGTAACCTAGTTTGAGTAAAGAATAGGCTAGCTCTGTATGAGCTAGCCTATTTGTTTTTAGAGACTTAAATATGTACATACTTATATTTCGCGATTTAGATATCAAATCTGACTAACAAGTCATTTATCGCTGGTTTTTATTGATGAAAGCTGACTTTGATCACTATAAATAGAGTCTACTTTGAATAAAATACTCTTAAATTGTAAATACAAATAGAGTTGAGATTATGAGTTCTACTAAAAAAGATATTATCCCTAGAGGTTTGATTGTTTCTTGTCAGACAGTCGAAGGCGACCCAATTCACAATGGTTCTGAGACAGTAGTGACCATGGCGAAAGCCGCTGAGTGGGGCGGAGCAACTGGTATCCGTGCAGACAAGCCTGAGCAAATCAAGGCGATCAAACAGGTGACAGATCTGCCGGTAATCGGTCTTTGGAAGGTGTGGAAAGAGGGTACTGATGTCTTTATTACGCCTTCTATGAAAGAGGTCCGCGCTATTATCGAAGCGGGTGCGGATATTGTTGCTGTGGATTGTACTCAACAGCTTACAGCGGAAGGACGCCCGGCGTACGAAATCATCCCTGAGATCAAGGCAGAGTTCCCAGATGCAATCATCTTTGCGGACGTTGCAACGGTTGATGAGGCTAAGAATGCGGTAGAAATGGGTGTAGATATTGTTGCTCCAACCCTTTATGGCTACACCAAATACACCATAGCGCCGAATGTCACCGATCCTAGCTGGGAACAGCCGCCAAGCTTCCAACTGCTTGCTGACATAGCCCGTGAGTGTGGTGATAAGTGTGTGGTTATGATGG
Encoded proteins:
- a CDS encoding extracellular solute-binding protein, producing the protein MKKNLVLLALLSGSAMAQIVPEEGAELVVWANPGENAEVARYAADKFEQKYDVEIQVREVSVLGSVDQMIQDGGSTRVGDVFQFPHNMLSSGVESGVLMENLVSADRVKNDFIPSATDASTYSDGKVYGFPSSMTTTVLFYNKDLLPNGLTSFEELVAKNGEFTNPSKNEYALVWAINDYYMNRPFMTMYGAYEFGDNNLNPDDIGITGDAAVKGLEAMMELKDLTVSNSNDVSNSQVRQGLFADGKVAAIIEGPWAYETFKSSGVNLGVSALPTYKGQTLTTFSGFELYGVSTFSEYPRAAQLFADYLTSEEFAEYRLETANRLTPTKAFMEKVKANPANDYVAALTQQSEHTVAMPHLMEMNFLWGPLTGAVSDVWNKDVAAKDALVKAGQSIELQIDMNK
- a CDS encoding N-acetylmannosamine-6-phosphate 2-epimerase, which encodes MSSTKKDIIPRGLIVSCQTVEGDPIHNGSETVVTMAKAAEWGGATGIRADKPEQIKAIKQVTDLPVIGLWKVWKEGTDVFITPSMKEVRAIIEAGADIVAVDCTQQLTAEGRPAYEIIPEIKAEFPDAIIFADVATVDEAKNAVEMGVDIVAPTLYGYTKYTIAPNVTDPSWEQPPSFQLLADIARECGDKCVVMMEGHINTPEEAVQCMYLGAEAVVVGSAITRPHLITKRFNQRINKYQ